A DNA window from Procambarus clarkii isolate CNS0578487 chromosome 3, FALCON_Pclarkii_2.0, whole genome shotgun sequence contains the following coding sequences:
- the LOC138369125 gene encoding uncharacterized protein → MNNDKGMGRELTRENKELSGDEGNTEGVEDNTEGVEGNTEGVEGNTEGVKGNNEGVEGNTEGNTEGAEGNTEGNTEGVEDNTEGVEGNTEGVEGNTEGVKGNNEGVEGNTEGNTEGAEGNTEGNTEGVEGNTEGVEDNTEGVEGNAEGVEGNTEGVEDNTEGVEGNTEGVEGVEDNTEGVEGNTEGVEGNTEGVKGNNEGVEGNTEGNTEGAEGNTEGNTEGVEGNTEGVEDNTEGVEGNAEGVEGNTEGVEDNTEGVEGNTEGVEGNTEGVEGNTEGVEDNTEGVEGNAEGVEGNTEGVEDSTEGVKGNTEGVEGNTEGVEGVEGNTEGAEGNTEGVEGNTEGVESNTEDVEGNTEGVEDNTEGVEDNTDGVEGNTEGVEGNTEGVEDNTEGVEGNAEGVEGNTAGVEDNTEGVEGNTEGVEGNTEGVEGNTEGVEGNTEGVESNTEDVEGNTEGVEDNTEGVEDNTDGVEGVEDNTEGVEDNTEGVEGNTEDVEGNTEGVEDNAEGVEDNTDGVEGNTEGAEGNTEGVEGNTEGVESNTEDVEGNTEGVEDNTEGVEDNTDGVEGVEGNTEGAEGNTEGVEGNTEGVESNTEDVEGNTEGIEDNTEGVEDNTEGVEGVEGNTEGAEGNTEGVEGNTEGVESNTEDVEGNTEGVEDNTEGVEDNTDGVEGVEGNTEGAEGNTEGVEGNTEGVESNTEDVEGNTEGVEDNTEGVEDNTDGVEGVEGNTEGAEGNTEGVKGNTEGVESNTEDVEGNTEGVEDNTEGVEDNTDGVEGVEGNTEGAEGNTEGVEGNTEGVESNTEDVEGNTEGVEDNTEGVEDNTDGVEGNTEGAEGNTEGVEGNTEGVESNTEDVEGNTEGVEDNTEGVEDNTDGVEGVEGNTEGDEGNTEGVEGNTESVEGSTEGVEGNTEGVEGNTEGVEGNTEGVEGNTEGAEGNTEGVEGNTEGVESNTEDVEGNTEGVEDNTEGVEDNTDGVEGVEGNTEGAEGNTEGVEGNTEGVESNTEDVEGNTEGVEDNTEGVEDNTDGVEGNTEDAEGNTEGVEGNTEGVESNTEDVEGNTEGVEDNTEGVEDNTDGVEGA, encoded by the exons ATGAATAATGATAAAGGTATGGGAAGGGAACTAACAAGGGAAAACAAGGAATTATcaggtgatgaaggtaatactgaaggtgttgaagataatactgaaggtgttgaaggtaatactgaaggtgttgaaggtaatactgaaggtgttaaaGGTAAtaatgaaggtgttgaaggtaatactgaaggtaatactgaaggtgctgaaggtaatactgaaggtaatactgaaggtgttgaagataatactgaaggtgttgaaggtaatactgaaggtgttgaaggtaatactgaaggtgttaaaGGTAAtaatgaaggtgttgaaggtaatactgaaggtaatactgaaggtgctgaaggtaatactgaag gtaatactgaaggtgttgaaggcaatactgaaggtgttgaagataatactgaaggtgttgaaggtaatgctGAAggagttgaaggtaatactgaaggtgttgaagataatactgaaggtgttgaaggtaatactgaaggtgttgaag gtgttgaagataatactgaaggtgttgaaggtaatactgaaggtgttgaaggtaatactgaaggtgttaaaGGTAAtaatgaaggtgttgaaggtaatactgaaggtaatactgaaggtgctgaaggtaatactgaag gtaatactgaaggtgttgaaggcaatactgaaggtgttgaagataatactgaaggtgttgaaggtaatgctGAAggagttgaaggtaatactgaaggtgttgaagataatactgaaggtgttgaaggtaatactgaaggtgttgaag gtaatactgaaggtgttgaaggcaatactgaaggtgttgaagataatactgaaggtgttgaaggtaatgctGAAggagttgaaggtaatactgaaggtgttgaagatagtaCTGAAGGTGttaaaggtaatactgaaggtgttgaaggtaatactgaaggtgttgaag gtgttgaaggtaatactgaaggtgctgaaggtaatactgaaggtgttgaaggaaatactgaaggtgttgaaagtAATACTGAagatgttgaaggtaatactgaaggtgttgaagataatactgagggtgttgaagataatactgacggtgttgaag gtaatactgaaggtgttgaaggcaatactgaaggtgttgaagataatactgaaggtgttgaaggtaatgctGAAggagttgaaggtaatactgcaggtgttgaagataatactgaaggtgttgaaggtaatactgaaggtgttgaag gtaatactgaaggtgttgaaggtaatactgaaggtgttgaaggtaatactgaaggtgttgaaagtAATACTGAagatgttgaaggtaatactgaaggtgttgaagataatactgagggtgttgaagataatactgacggtgttgaag gtgttgaagataatactgaaggtgttgaagataatactgaaggtgttgaaggaaatACTGAagatgttgaaggtaatactgaaggtgttgaagataatgctgagggtgttgaagataatactgacggtgttgaag gtaatactgaaggtgctgaaggtaatactgaaggtgttgaaggaaatactgaaggtgttgaaagtAATACTGAagatgttgaaggtaatactgaaggtgttgaagataatactgagggtgttgaagataatactgacggtgttgaag gtgttgaaggtaatactgaaggtgctgaaggtaatactgaaggtgttgaaggaaatactgaaggtgttgaaagtAATACTGAagatgttgaaggtaatactgaaggtattgaagataatactgagggtgttgaagataatactgaaggtgttgaag gtgttgaaggtaatactgaaggtgctgaaggtaatactgaaggtgttgaaggaaatactgaaggtgttgaaagtAATACTGAagatgttgaaggtaatactgaaggtgttgaagataatactgagggtgttgaagataatactgacggtgttgaag gtgttgaaggtaatactgaaggtgctgaaggtaatactgaaggtgttgaaggaaatactgaaggtgttgaaagtAATACTGAagatgttgaaggtaatactgaaggtgttgaagataatactgagggtgttgaagataatactgacggtgttgaag gtgttgaaggtaatactgaaggtgctgaaggtaatactgaaggtgttaaaggaaatactgaaggtgttgaaagtAACACTGAagatgttgaaggtaatactgaaggtgttgaagataatactgagggtgttgaagataatactgacggtgttgaag gtgttgaaggtaatactgaaggtgctgaaggtaatactgaaggtgttgaaggaaatactgaaggtgttgaaagtAATACTGAagatgttgaaggtaatactgaaggtgttgaagataatactgagggtgttgaagataatactgacggtgttgaag gtaatactgaaggtgctgaaggtaatactgaaggtgttgaaggaaatactgaaggtgttgaaagtAATACTGAagatgttgaaggtaatactgaaggtgttgaagataatactgagggtgttgaagataatactgacggtgttgaag gtgttgaaggtaatactgaaggtgatgaaggtaatactgaaggtgttgaaggtaatactgaaagtGTTGAAGGtagtactgaaggtgttgaaggtaatactgaaggtgttgaaggtaatactgaaggtgttgaaggtaatactgaag gtgttgaaggtaatactgaaggtgctgaaggtaatactgaaggtgttgaaggaaatactgaaggtgttgaaagtAATACTGAagatgttgaaggtaatactgaaggtgttgaagataatactgagggtgttgaagataatactgacggtgttgaag gtgttgaaggtaatactgaaggtgctgaaggtaatactgaaggtgttgaaggaaatactgaaggtgttgaaagtAATACTGAagatgttgaaggtaatactgaaggtgttgaagataatactgagggtgttgaagataatactgacggtgttgaag gtaatactgaagatgctgaaggtaatactgaaggtgttgaaggaaatactgaaggtgttgaaagtAATACTGAagatgttgaaggtaatactgaaggtgttgaagataatactgagggtgttgaagataatactgacggtgttgaag